The Tistrella mobilis genome window below encodes:
- a CDS encoding GNAT family N-acetyltransferase has protein sequence MTATDQPASRDFSGARDLSTWTGVPRPDRAPIEGRYARLEPLDADIHAAALFEASAAPGAEARFRYLFEEPPVDAASFQAWAEAAQAKTDPLFFAVIDRATGRAEGRQALMRIDTTHGVIEIGSILWGPAIARSRVATEALFLFADLIFRMGYRRFEWKCNADNAPSRRAAERFGFSFEGIFRQHMVVKGANRDTAWFGMTDGDWSRLKPGYLAWLDPANFDAEGRQRTRLNVS, from the coding sequence ATGACCGCCACCGACCAGCCTGCCTCCCGTGATTTTTCCGGCGCCCGCGATCTGTCGACCTGGACGGGCGTGCCGCGCCCGGACCGGGCACCGATCGAAGGGCGCTATGCCCGGCTCGAACCGCTCGATGCCGACATCCATGCGGCGGCGCTGTTCGAGGCCTCGGCCGCTCCGGGAGCGGAGGCGCGCTTCCGCTATCTGTTCGAGGAACCACCCGTGGACGCGGCATCCTTTCAGGCCTGGGCAGAGGCGGCGCAGGCGAAGACCGATCCGCTGTTCTTTGCGGTGATCGACCGCGCGACCGGCCGTGCCGAAGGCCGCCAGGCCCTGATGCGGATCGACACCACCCATGGCGTGATCGAGATCGGCAGCATCCTGTGGGGACCGGCGATCGCGCGGAGCCGGGTTGCGACCGAGGCGCTGTTCCTGTTCGCCGATCTGATCTTCCGGATGGGCTATCGCCGCTTCGAATGGAAGTGCAATGCCGACAACGCCCCGTCCCGGCGGGCGGCCGAGCGCTTCGGCTTCAGTTTCGAGGGTATCTTCCGCCAGCACATGGTGGTGAAGGGCGCCAATCGCGACACGGCCTGGTTCGGCATGACCGATGGTGACTGGTCGCGGCTGAAGCCCGGCTATCTGGCCTGGCTCGACCCGGCAAATTTCGATGCGGAGGGCCGGCAGCGCACGCGGCTGAACGTTTCGTGA
- a CDS encoding N-acetyltransferase family protein → MTATDIVIRPLGPADHAAWMPLWRGYQSFYQTDIPDEVSAVTWARLLDPTEPMGGALAWQGDRAVGLVHHIRHRSCWTTGDYCYLQDLFVAADIRGGGVGRRLIGHVYDIAHAAGCARVYWLTHETNTTAMQLYDKVADRSGFVQYRKSL, encoded by the coding sequence ATGACCGCCACCGATATCGTCATCCGGCCGCTCGGGCCGGCCGACCACGCCGCCTGGATGCCGCTCTGGCGCGGCTATCAGAGTTTCTATCAGACCGACATCCCCGACGAGGTCTCGGCCGTCACCTGGGCGCGGCTGCTGGATCCGACCGAACCCATGGGCGGGGCGCTCGCCTGGCAGGGCGATCGTGCGGTCGGGCTGGTGCATCACATCCGCCACCGCTCCTGCTGGACGACCGGCGATTATTGCTACCTCCAGGACCTGTTCGTCGCAGCCGACATCCGCGGCGGTGGCGTCGGGCGCCGGCTGATCGGGCATGTCTACGACATCGCCCACGCGGCCGGCTGCGCCCGCGTCTACTGGCTGACGCACGAGACCAACACCACCGCCATGCAGCTTTACGACAAGGTCGCGGACCGGTCGGGCTTCGTGCAGTACCGGAAGAGTCTTTGA
- a CDS encoding alpha/beta fold hydrolase — MPSILTRDNVEIHYKDWGPKDGPVVILSHGWPLNADSWDRQAMFLADAGYRVIAHDRRGHGRSSQPWDGNDMDHYADDLAQLIQALDLHDVSLFGFSTGGGEITRYVGRHGTGRVAKLGLISAVPPLMLKTEANPGGLPIEVFDGIRAGSLADRSKLYQDIASGPFFGFNRPGVTPSQGMIDAFWFQGMTGGHKNTFDSIKAFSETDFTEDLKKFDRPTLIVHGDDDQIVPIDAAGRASKRLVPHAELKVYEGGPHGITDTHADRLNQDMLAFLQS; from the coding sequence ATGCCCAGCATCCTGACCCGCGACAATGTCGAGATCCACTACAAGGATTGGGGCCCGAAGGACGGCCCGGTGGTGATCCTCAGCCATGGCTGGCCGCTGAATGCGGACAGCTGGGACCGCCAGGCGATGTTCCTGGCCGATGCCGGCTACCGGGTCATCGCCCATGACCGCCGCGGCCATGGCCGGTCCAGCCAGCCCTGGGACGGCAACGATATGGACCACTATGCCGACGACCTTGCCCAGCTGATCCAGGCCCTGGACCTGCACGACGTGTCGCTCTTCGGCTTCTCGACCGGCGGTGGTGAAATCACCCGCTATGTCGGCCGTCACGGCACCGGCCGGGTTGCAAAGCTGGGCCTGATCTCGGCGGTGCCGCCGCTGATGCTCAAGACCGAGGCCAATCCCGGCGGCCTGCCGATCGAGGTCTTCGACGGGATCCGCGCCGGCAGCCTGGCCGACCGGTCGAAGCTCTACCAGGACATCGCCTCGGGCCCCTTCTTCGGCTTCAACCGCCCGGGCGTCACGCCCTCTCAGGGCATGATCGATGCCTTCTGGTTCCAGGGCATGACCGGCGGCCACAAGAACACCTTCGACTCGATCAAGGCCTTCTCGGAAACCGACTTCACCGAAGACCTGAAGAAGTTCGACCGGCCGACGCTCATCGTCCATGGCGATGACGACCAGATCGTGCCGATCGACGCCGCCGGCCGGGCCTCGAAGCGTCTGGTGCCCCATGCGGAGCTCAAGGTCTACGAAGGCGGCCCCCACGGCATCACCGACACCCATGCCGACCGCCTGAACCAGGACATGCTCGCCTTCCTGCAGAGCTGA
- a CDS encoding hydrolase produces MSNAKLEVLTPQNSQLIFIDQQPQMAFGVQSIDRQVLKNNVVGLAKAAKVFGVPTTITSVETLGFSGHTYPELLSVFPEQPILERTSMNSWDDQKVRDALAAAGRRKIVVSGLWTEVCNTTFALSAMLDGGYEIYMVEDASGGTSKAAHDYAMQRLIQAGVVPVTWQQVLLEWQRDWARKETYDAVISIVKEHSGAYGMGVDYAYTMVHGAPERVTHGPTLDPVPATHVPATPFKPA; encoded by the coding sequence ATGTCGAACGCGAAGCTCGAAGTCCTCACCCCCCAGAACAGCCAGCTCATCTTCATCGACCAGCAGCCGCAGATGGCCTTCGGCGTGCAGTCCATCGACCGCCAGGTTCTGAAGAACAATGTCGTCGGCCTGGCCAAGGCGGCGAAGGTCTTCGGGGTGCCGACCACTATCACCTCGGTCGAGACGCTGGGCTTCTCGGGCCACACCTATCCGGAACTGCTCTCGGTCTTCCCCGAACAGCCGATCCTGGAACGGACCTCGATGAATTCCTGGGACGACCAGAAGGTCCGTGACGCGCTGGCCGCTGCCGGTCGCCGCAAGATCGTGGTCTCGGGGCTCTGGACCGAGGTCTGCAACACCACCTTCGCGCTTTCGGCGATGCTCGACGGCGGCTACGAGATCTACATGGTCGAGGATGCCTCGGGCGGCACCAGCAAGGCGGCTCACGACTATGCCATGCAGCGGCTGATCCAGGCCGGTGTGGTGCCGGTGACCTGGCAGCAGGTCCTGCTGGAATGGCAGCGCGATTGGGCCCGCAAGGAGACCTATGACGCGGTCATCTCGATCGTGAAGGAGCATTCCGGTGCCTATGGCATGGGCGTCGACTACGCCTACACCATGGTCCATGGCGCGCCTGAGCGGGTGACCCACGGCCCCACCCTCGATCCGGTGCCGGCGACCCATGTCCCCGCCACCCCCTTCAAGCCGGCGTGA
- a CDS encoding MFS transporter, with product MATTRTDPSDASPGSGAAGSAAPGAWAPLRNRVFLAIWLAALVSNTGTWVRDVASGWLMTDLSPSPLLVSLVQAATTLPVFLLSVPAGALADIVDRRRLLITVQSGLLVVGAALTLSAHLGLMSPGLLLVLILVAGAGAALSGPAFQAIVPEVVGRGELRSAVALNSLGLNISRAIGPALGGLIVATAGVAAAYLFDAISYLAVVGVFLLWRRPARTSDLPPESFLPAMRAGLRYAAGSRALGRVLLRAGGFFLFASAYWALLPLIARERLMVDAAGYGVLLAAIGAGAVAGAVALPKLKLPGHVLVPGGTLVTALVTLVLALVQDRWAATGALAVAGAAWIAVLTTLNVAAQSTLPDWVRARGLAVYLMVFFGAMTAGSTVWGLVAQSAGIEVALVIAAIGGSLAGLALARLVKLPAGTDDLTPSRHWPDPVSAAPVPGDRGPVLVSIAYRIDPADRRAFLEAVHELARIRRRDGAFGWRVLEDAEDPTRFEEIFFAASWLEHLRHHRRVTRADADLQAGVNRFHKGDTPPAVRHLVGADSRDEPLPAMGHDHHD from the coding sequence ATGGCCACCACCCGGACCGACCCATCCGATGCCTCCCCCGGATCGGGCGCCGCCGGATCGGCCGCCCCCGGTGCCTGGGCGCCGCTGCGCAACCGGGTGTTCCTCGCCATCTGGCTGGCGGCGCTGGTCTCCAACACCGGCACCTGGGTGCGCGATGTCGCCTCGGGCTGGCTGATGACCGACCTCTCGCCCTCGCCGCTGCTGGTCTCGCTGGTTCAGGCCGCCACCACCCTGCCGGTCTTCCTGCTCTCGGTCCCGGCGGGTGCGCTCGCCGACATCGTCGACCGGCGACGGCTGCTCATCACGGTGCAGTCGGGCCTGCTGGTGGTCGGTGCCGCGCTGACCCTCTCGGCCCATCTGGGGCTGATGTCGCCGGGGCTGCTGCTGGTGCTGATCCTGGTGGCCGGCGCCGGCGCCGCCCTGTCGGGCCCCGCCTTTCAGGCGATCGTGCCCGAGGTGGTCGGCCGCGGCGAACTGCGCTCTGCCGTCGCCCTGAACTCTTTGGGGCTCAACATCTCGCGGGCGATCGGCCCGGCGCTGGGCGGGTTGATCGTCGCCACCGCCGGCGTTGCCGCCGCCTATCTGTTCGATGCCATCTCTTATCTGGCGGTGGTCGGGGTGTTCCTGCTCTGGCGGCGCCCGGCCCGGACATCGGACCTGCCGCCCGAAAGCTTTCTGCCGGCAATGCGGGCGGGGCTGCGCTATGCCGCGGGCTCCCGCGCGCTCGGCCGGGTGCTGCTCCGGGCCGGCGGCTTCTTCCTCTTCGCCTCGGCCTATTGGGCGCTGCTGCCGCTGATCGCCCGGGAGCGGCTGATGGTCGATGCCGCGGGCTATGGCGTGCTGCTGGCCGCAATCGGCGCCGGTGCGGTGGCGGGTGCTGTCGCCCTGCCCAAGCTGAAACTGCCGGGCCATGTTCTGGTTCCGGGCGGTACGCTGGTGACTGCGCTGGTCACCCTTGTCCTGGCGCTGGTTCAGGATCGCTGGGCGGCGACCGGCGCGCTGGCGGTGGCGGGTGCCGCCTGGATCGCGGTGCTGACCACGCTCAACGTCGCGGCCCAGTCCACCCTGCCCGACTGGGTGCGGGCCCGCGGTCTTGCGGTCTATCTGATGGTGTTCTTCGGCGCCATGACCGCCGGCTCCACGGTCTGGGGCCTGGTTGCCCAGAGCGCCGGGATCGAGGTGGCGCTGGTCATCGCCGCCATCGGTGGCAGCCTTGCCGGCCTTGCCCTCGCCCGGCTGGTGAAGCTGCCAGCGGGCACCGACGATCTAACCCCCTCGCGCCACTGGCCGGATCCGGTCTCGGCGGCGCCGGTTCCGGGCGATCGCGGCCCGGTGCTGGTCAGCATCGCCTACCGGATCGATCCGGCCGATCGCCGCGCCTTCCTCGAAGCGGTCCACGAACTCGCCCGCATCCGCCGCCGCGACGGTGCTTTCGGCTGGCGGGTGCTGGAAGATGCGGAAGATCCGACCCGTTTCGAAGAGATCTTCTTCGCCGCCTCGTGGCTGGAACATCTGCGCCATCACCGCCGGGTCACCCGTGCCGATGCCGACCTTCAGGCCGGGGTGAACCGGTTCCACAAGGGCGACACTCCACCTGCGGTGCGGCATCTGGTGGGGGCGGATTCCCGCGACGAGCCCCTGCCCGCCATGGGCCATGACCATCACGACTGA
- a CDS encoding DMT family transporter yields the protein MTTAARAEGPRTDLAARASMLLVTVVWGLNWPAGRLALQDLSPWALRVVSFGCAAAVLMAVARRRGVSLRIEGRRQRLDLAIAGLLNTGGFGILAAFAQLGTSTSRTAICAYTMPIWATALACLFLGERLDRRRIAALVLGIAGLAVLMQPLMAEGLPLGVVFALGSAVSWAAGTVWLKRAGIQGHPIAIAAWQLVAGTVAVTIGFLLDGAETGDGLHLLPALGLAYNTLIGSALAYLLWFQAVARLPASVAGLGTLLVPAVGVVASVLLLGERPDATDLAGFALISLAALAALAPATLFSRFRSRP from the coding sequence GTGACCACCGCTGCCAGGGCGGAGGGCCCGCGCACCGATCTTGCCGCCCGTGCCTCGATGCTGCTGGTGACGGTGGTCTGGGGCTTGAACTGGCCGGCCGGCCGGCTGGCGCTTCAGGATCTGTCGCCCTGGGCGCTGCGCGTGGTGTCGTTCGGCTGTGCCGCCGCGGTGCTGATGGCGGTGGCCCGCAGGCGTGGCGTCAGCCTGCGGATCGAGGGTCGCCGCCAGCGGCTGGATCTGGCCATCGCCGGCCTGCTCAACACCGGCGGCTTCGGCATCCTGGCGGCCTTCGCCCAGCTCGGCACCTCCACCAGCCGCACGGCGATCTGCGCCTATACGATGCCGATCTGGGCAACGGCCCTCGCCTGCCTGTTCCTGGGCGAGCGGCTGGACCGGCGGCGGATCGCAGCCCTTGTGCTCGGGATCGCCGGCCTCGCCGTGCTGATGCAGCCGCTGATGGCGGAAGGCCTGCCGCTGGGCGTGGTCTTTGCGCTCGGTTCCGCCGTCAGCTGGGCGGCGGGTACGGTCTGGCTCAAACGGGCAGGAATCCAGGGTCATCCGATTGCCATCGCCGCCTGGCAGCTGGTGGCGGGGACGGTGGCGGTGACGATCGGTTTCCTGCTCGACGGCGCCGAGACGGGTGACGGGTTGCATCTGCTGCCGGCGCTGGGTCTTGCCTACAACACCCTGATCGGCTCGGCCCTCGCCTATCTGCTCTGGTTTCAGGCGGTCGCCCGGCTGCCGGCCAGCGTTGCCGGCCTCGGCACCTTGCTGGTGCCGGCGGTGGGCGTCGTGGCCTCGGTTCTGCTGCTGGGCGAGCGGCCCGATGCCACCGATCTTGCCGGCTTTGCCCTCATCTCGCTCGCGGCCCTGGCCGCCCTTGCCCCTGCAACCCTCTTCTCACGCTTCCGTTCGAGGCCCTGA